The Cryptomeria japonica chromosome 9, Sugi_1.0, whole genome shotgun sequence DNA segment AAATGGAATTTGCAGTGGAAGTTGAGATTCTTGGTCGAGTTCGGCATAAAAATTTGTTGAGTTTGCGAGGATACTGTGCTGAGGGGCAGGAACGTCTTATAGTCTATGACTACATGCCAAATCTCAGTCTACTTTCACATCTCCATGGCCAGCATTCTTCAGATTGCCTCCTGGATTGGCCAAGGCGAATGAGCATAGCAATTGGCTCCGCAGAGGGTATTGCGTAAGTGCCCATGTCTTCTCTCCATGTATTTGAACTCCTTACCTGGCAGCTTTTTTTGCTATAAATACTAGCCTTCATATTTATTAGAAGTGAATTAAAGGTTAGCCGATAAATGACAGTGAGCATTCAATGGAAACTTTTAACAAACCAATAACTGTTTGTAATGTATATACCTATGGGAAGCTAAGGTATCCTTGTTATTCAAATTGacaatttgtttggtggatggtcTGAGTTTATGCTAAGGTTAGATTTTATTTGGATTGTCTGGTTCTTGCAGTTATCTTCATCATTATGCAACACCTCATATAATTCATAGAGATATTAAGGCCAGCAATGTATTGCTAGATTCAGATTTTAAGGCCCAAGTTGCTGATTTTGGATTTGCAAAGCTCATACCTGATGGTGCAACACATGTTACCACACGAGTGAAAGGCACACTAGGTTATCTTGCACCTGAATATGCCATGTGGGGAAAAGCGTCTGAAAGTTGTGATGTGTACAGCTTTGGTATATTATTGCTTGAACTTGCTACTGGTAAGAAACCAATAGAAAAGGTTGGCAACCCAAGTACCAAGGTTACTATAACTGACTGGTCCCTTCCCTTGGTTTTAGAAGGTAAATATGACCAACTAGCTGATCCGAAGCTCCAGGGAAAATACAATGAAGAGGAACTAAAGCGAGTAGTTCATGTTGCAACCATGTGTGCTCAAAGTGCCCCTGAGAAAAGACCAACAATGCTGGAGGTAGTGAGCTTCCTCAATGGTGAGTCAAAAGAAAAGCTGTttaaaacaataaatgaaaaaaaGGACAAAAATGGGAAGTTGGAAGGTGGAAAGTACTCAAAGGACTTACTGGAAGCAGATGAAAGTTCAGACTCAGCAAATGTATGCATCGAAGATATCCACAAAGTGGGCATATGAGGGAGGCTGCATCCTGGATATGATGTGCACTATTGGTTTAGGTTGCAGATAAACATTCCTCAGTCAAATGAAATTTGCATTTCATTAGTGCTTGTGTATGAGGCTTGAATTGTGATACCTtaagttttttgaattttgaaaaactcAGCTAAAATGAGATTTTAGAGTGGAGTCACCCTCCTTGTTTTTAGTCTGTTTGGATTTGCTTCTTTCACTTTCAATCATTGCTCTCAAAGTTGAGGGAAGAGTCCAGTTGTATGTTTCCTTACCAATTCAAACTGTAAAGATATGTCGTTTATAACTAAAAAGGATATTCTAGTCTCGAGTACATTGTGCATTAGATTTTCCGAGCCTTTTTACCTGTTCTCTGTAGCTGGTCTGACTATGTAACATTGGAGACTGCAAATCCAGGAGAAATTTGCAGCTGTGTAAGTAATCCCTAAGTGGGTTTTGAACAACATGCGTGAAATGATTGGTGGCATCTTGAGATCAGTGATTGCTGTTATATTACAGTGGAGAAAATTTTCAAAACTTATTGAGTACCATTAATTATGTTTCAGTGGAGGCAATGATCAAACTGCTCAAGAATATTCTGCTATATGCTCTTATGAGCAGTCTTGTTGAGAATATGCCCATTTAAACTAAGTCACTTTGTGGCATGCAGGGCTTGTCTTCTTTGCTATAGCATGCAATTTCTTTCCATGCAGATCAATGCCTTTCTGAATTTGTAGAATAAACAAAATAATATTTGTTGGTTGGTCCCGGAGTTTCTTTGAGATTCTTGGAATAGAGAGTTTCATTGAGATTCTTGTATTAGATTTTCAATTAATCTTCCATGCGAAGATTACTGTAGTAGGTGAAAGTGCACAATGTAAGATACATTTCTTAGCAaaattttcatcaatgacaatatatataTCTTACTGTAACAGTTTGTTGGTTTTCTAAAAATTATTGAATTTTCCAGTTCATCTTTCTTAACTGGTTTAACTGCCTAACATGTAATTCATTTTCTTGATATAAACTAATGACTAATGTTAGATTATTCTATCTCAGGTTAGATCTGCTCCCCATGAATTTGATTTAAAGGAAGTGAACGATAAGTGTAAAGCAATCTATACATTTTTTGTGTTTATATGCAAAGTAAAGTCAatgcatttatttgatatttattgtgcTCTAATTATAATCCTAATTCCAGAATGCTGCTAGTATTGCTCCTTAGTTTGGCTGCAGTTGACATATTTGGTTTTGTGGTCTGTGATGGGTTATTGCGTTGCATTTTGGACTGTTGTTTAATAAAATTTGTCTTTTGTCTTCTTAATTATTCAAATATTACTATTGCATATCAAAAGTGAAATAACTAGTATTTGGGGATATTTGTTGCTTTGAATCTTGTTACCAGATTTTGATTGTCAACGTGATATCAATTATAGTACGTTCTTGCTGGTACAATTTTATTTACTGTCAAGACATTTTTTATAGGGAAAATGACCTCAAAATTCTGGGTAACAAGGTAACAAATTATGTttgattggtgaaataaagtttTACATTCATCTTGAAGTTTGACTATAAAATACATGTATAAGTCTTACAAATATCTAGGTGTTGGAGTCTTGTTATTTTTTTCATTATCAAGTAGAGTGATTGATATATACTTTTGAAGTCATGTAGTGTTTATTATGAAGTTTGGTTGAGTGATATGATTACAACAATTGTAAAGGAAAATGGACGCATTACTTTGGATCTCATTCAATTTGCCCTTGGAGAAGTGGGATGCTTTGGGGAGAATGAGTTTGTTAACAACAGTGAGGTTCTTGTTATACATAAGACTATTCTGGTTTTGTTATTGTGTATAGATTTCTATTTTATGGCTGTTGTTTGTTAATATGTCAGATTTATATACCATGGGTTAAATTGGTTATCGGTACATTCTCAACTTTTGAAATAAACCATTTAATTCTTGCAA contains these protein-coding regions:
- the LOC131052089 gene encoding PTI1-like tyrosine-protein kinase At3g15890; protein product: MDFFTKYCCVGPFNRTVEKKSSTWRIFSLKELHAATNNFNYDNKLGEGGFGSVYWGQLWDGSQIAVKRLKVWSTKAEMEFAVEVEILGRVRHKNLLSLRGYCAEGQERLIVYDYMPNLSLLSHLHGQHSSDCLLDWPRRMSIAIGSAEGIAYLHHYATPHIIHRDIKASNVLLDSDFKAQVADFGFAKLIPDGATHVTTRVKGTLGYLAPEYAMWGKASESCDVYSFGILLLELATGKKPIEKVGNPSTKVTITDWSLPLVLEGKYDQLADPKLQGKYNEEELKRVVHVATMCAQSAPEKRPTMLEVVSFLNGESKEKLFKTINEKKDKNGKLEGGKYSKDLLEADESSDSANVCIEDIHKVGI